A single Longimicrobium sp. DNA region contains:
- a CDS encoding nucleotidyltransferase family protein, producing the protein MIAGIVLAAGRSRRMGEPKAFLRLEGRSFLERTLAALHHGGCGELVVVTGPREDDVARRIAEAALALGARVVVNPAPDSEQADSLRLGLRALPDDAEAAVVAPVDVPEIEAALVLALVEAFRRTAAPVALPSHGGRHGHPVLFARGVWPELLEGPLPQGARTVIHAHAHDLAEVPVPRLAADVDTPEDFRRLAEGAR; encoded by the coding sequence ATGATCGCCGGGATCGTGCTCGCCGCGGGGCGCTCGCGCCGGATGGGCGAGCCCAAGGCGTTCCTGCGGCTGGAGGGCCGGAGCTTCCTGGAGCGCACCCTGGCGGCCCTGCACCACGGCGGCTGCGGCGAGCTGGTGGTGGTCACCGGCCCGCGCGAAGACGACGTGGCCCGCCGCATCGCCGAGGCCGCGCTCGCGCTGGGCGCCCGCGTGGTGGTGAACCCCGCGCCCGACTCGGAGCAGGCCGACTCGCTGCGCCTGGGCCTGCGCGCGCTGCCGGACGACGCGGAGGCCGCCGTGGTGGCCCCGGTGGACGTGCCCGAGATCGAGGCCGCGCTGGTGCTGGCGCTGGTGGAGGCGTTCCGGCGCACCGCCGCGCCCGTCGCCCTCCCCTCGCACGGGGGGCGGCACGGGCACCCGGTGCTCTTCGCGCGCGGCGTGTGGCCCGAGCTGCTGGAGGGGCCGCTCCCCCAGGGCGCGCGCACGGTGATCCACGCGCACGCGCACGACCTGGCCGAGGTGCCCGTCCCCCGGCTGGCGGCCGACGTGGACACGCCGGAAGACTTCCGCCGCTTGGCGGAGGGCGCGCGGTGA